One genomic region from Ptychodera flava strain L36383 chromosome 5, AS_Pfla_20210202, whole genome shotgun sequence encodes:
- the LOC139132858 gene encoding uncharacterized protein yields the protein MSYPPKRPNLGSGLPPLRLPGNNFSTEYEENHGDTFPDEVQGLHRRRSFGLKHSSLSMFRIFLMDLAKNITEDTFGDLKQLYEEEIGAGKIEKMTEPRDLLNELVKCGIIEEKDPSELVKVFRHIGRVDLVNKVKEYIKEITIPHTSDGDKHFDFSQQGVKDLARDLKRYYRTEAAKFQPLPWNEELVLDLGDVYTNLVVINSSRKTGSDARQPLQDVCSIFMNTGGRGYKRIRVEGVPAIGKSILSRKLAIEWASGKLEQFKLLILVEMRYVRDQSLEEYILDRLLPEDTKFQKHELSYVLKLNADSILFVFDGLNEFDPKYKSDSDFCKIISRKLLPQSTVLVTSRPHECDVDLKHCDDRFTIKGFTFDYVKEYIQRHFESQNDTAEDLIEKLSQYKGMDDGFLSVPLHVAFICLLFEDWQEGNEFPKTKAKLYTEILECFLKRYCIKNAIELSDENIPQNVTDSVTLLSQLAFEALKESKNSFKQETIEPPTLLSLGLFVKDRGSSRTKPVKNCQFCHKTWLEFFCAKYLFDNADSPDIQSRFEELLRNQRGAAMWLNMFTFLFELSCGTDKAVKIFEIYDHATMRVVQEQRNFMLSYFYFALMAEHLQTCENINSYLPLVSKMTPRKIRLENEQDGDDRPSDIKRNNPSTDTNAGESSSRGKLNTAGIKSPVSKSQKFLGHGDLFDELTRSLFLPLTYTYDTFNVVSMAKYKIIFKLLECRIKQRVKENKPLPDIHLQFVNPEPLVLKELSEIINKIHLKSLTIQSKVDPEIINSLNECIRRTRELEKLAFCMIHDEGEMDIAPTQALLSSLVNEVDINETISDFSILLHDATSSIDMLPYKLLDDERLEKVTLAVHCAGTTPEEYEALANYVHNLKFTKHLKIVLGVEQNVPQSLVAQAISNPSANLASYGCYVVSDHGEPFWSCEKLVDSVNGKMHDSLTSLCLALCQKDLIPLARFIKSNEHLKSLSFTLADGISEDVGSQLSESLRSNSKIENIHCELVPLTSTTDLPLDRQGETDMISTIIDSFIGPCGAMIGNSRCELMSLTFTIHMTGYIMRKYNIDNVAYNEKYFKIKTDELAQFSSVMSAAVDSETCKWSHSLTRIAYHVLYHCGSDSDIVYNCNIVAGKVAE from the exons ATG AGTTATCCGCCGAAAAGACCAAATCTAGGATCAGGCCTGCCGCCTCTCCGCCTTCCTGGAAACAACTTTTCAACAGAATATGAAGAAAATCATGGTGACACATTTCCAGATGAGGTTCAAGGATTACATCGCCGTCGATCGTTCG GTTTAAAACATTCAAGCCTATCTATGTTTCGAATATTTCTGATGGATTTGGCTAAAAACATTACTGAAG ACACTTTCGGAGACTTGAAACAGCTGTACGAAGAAGAGATCGGTGCAGGGAAAATTGAAAAGATGACAGAACCTCGTGACTTACTCAATGAACTTGTCAAATGTGGAATAATAGAAGAGAAAGATCCTTCTGAACTCGTCAAAGTGTTCCGACATATAGGAAGAGTTGATTTGGTAAACAAGGTGAAAGAATACATCAAAGAAATAACTATTCCGCATACCTCAGACGGAGACAAGCACTTCGACTTTTCACAACAAG GAGTCAAAGATCTTGCTCGAGATTTAAAGAGATATTATCGGACAGAggctgccaaatttcaaccATTGCCTTGGAACGAAGAACTAGTCCTTGACCTTGGTGACGTATACACAAACTTAGTGGTGATAAATTCAAGCAGGAAAACTGGATCCGATGCAAGACAGCCGTTGCAGGATGTGTGTTCAATTTTCATGAACACCGGAGGGCGTGGTTACAAACGCATAAGAGTCGAAGGTGTTCCTGCAATCGGAAAATCCATACTAAGTAGAAAGTTAGCGATTGAATGGGCCAGTGGCAAGCTTGAACAATTCAAGCTTCTCATTTTGGTAGAAATGAGGTATGTTAGAGATCAATCTCTTGAAGAATATATTTTAGATCGTTTACTTCCAGAAGACacgaaatttcaaaaacatgaattgTCTTATGTTTTGAAATTGAATGCCGATTCAATCCTTTTTGTGTTTGATGGATTAAACGAATTTGATCCGAAGTACAAGTCCGATTCCGATTTCTGCAAGATAATTTCCCGGAAGTTGCTCCCTCAAAGCACAGTCCTCGTGACCtccagaccacatgaatgtgaCGTAGATTTGAAACACTGCGATGATAGGTTTACAATCAAAGGTTTTACTTTCGACTATGTCAAAGAGTACATACAAAGgcattttgaaagtcaaaatgacACAGCCGAGGATCTGATTGAGAAGTTATCTCAATATAAGGGTATGGATGATGGATTTCTCTCTGTACCTCTGCATGTTGCGttcatttgccttctttttgaAGACTGGCAAGAAGGAAACGAGTTCCCCAAAACTAAAGCTAAACTGTACactgaaattttagaatgtttCCTGAAGCGCTATTGCATAAAAAATGCCATAGAATTGTCTGATGAAAACATTCCACAAAATGTGACGGATTCGGTCACTCTGTTGTCGCAGCTAGCCTTTGAAGCACTGAAAGAGTCGAAGAATTCTTTCAAACAGGAAACCATAGAACCCCCTACCCTATTGTCTCTAGGATTGTTTGTCAAAGATAGGGGGTCTTCCCGAACGAAACCGGTGAAGAATTGCCAGTTTTGTCATAAAACATGGTTGGAATTCTTTTGTGCTAAGTATTTGTTTGATAATGCAGACAGTCCTGATATACAGAGTCGTTTTGAGGAATTGTTACGTAATCAACGTGGAGCAGCAATGTGGCTCAAtatgttcacatttttattcGAATTATCTTGCGGCACAGACAAAGCTgtcaagatatttgaaatttatgaccATGCCACTATGCGCGTTGTACAAGAACAGAGAAACTTTATGTTATCCTATTTCTACTTTGCATTAATGGCCGAACACCTGCAAAcctgtgaaaatatcaattcGTATTTACCATTAGTATCCAAAATGACTCCGAGAAAAATACGTCTTGAGAACGAACAAGACGGAGATGATAGACCAAGTGATATTAAAAGAAACAACCCTTCAACAGATACTAATGCCGGAGAAAGCTCTTCTCGTGGTAAATTGAACACTGCAGGGATAAAATCGCCAGTGTCTAAAAGTCAGAAGTTTCTCGGACACGGTGACTTGTTTGACGAACTGACAAGATCGTTATTTTTGCCATTAACATACACGTACGACACTTTCAATGTTGTTTCGATGGCAAAGTACAAGATAATCTTCAAATTATTAGAATGTCGCATTAAACAGCGAGTGAAGGAAAATAAGCCATTGCCAGATATTCATCTGCAGTTCGTTAACCCGGAACCTCTGGTATTGAAGGAGTTAAGTGAGATTATTAACAAAATCCACCTGAAGTCATTGACAATACAGAGTAAAGTAGACCCAGAAATTATTAATAGTTTAAATGAATGCATTCGGAGAACACGGGAGCTCGAGAAACTTGCATTTTGTATGATACACGATGAAGGTGAAATGGATATTGCACCTACACAAGCTCTTTTGAGTTCTCTGGTTAACGAAGTTGATATAAATGAAACCATTTCGGACTTTTCGATACTATTGCATGACGCCACATCCTCCATTGACATGCTGCCATACAAACTACTCGACGACGAAAGGCTGGAGAAAGTTACGCTGGCTGTGCATTGTGCTGGCACAACCCCCGAAGAATACGAAGCACTGGCCAATTACGTTCACAATCTGAAGTTCACAAAACATCTTAAGATAGTATTAGGCGTTGAGCAAAACGTACCGCAATCCCTTGTAGCTCAGGCGATTTCTAATCCGAGTGCAAACCTTGCGTCGTATGGGTGTTACGTCGTATCAGACCACGGCGAACCTTTTTGGAGTTGTGAAAAACTCGTTGACTCTGTGAACGGAAAAATGCACGATTCTCTGACAAGTTTGTGTCTTGCACTTTGTCAGAAAGATTTAATTCCACTCGCGCGCTTTATCAAGTCTAATGAACATCTTAAGTCGCTATCTTTCACTCTCGCGGACGGTATCTCAGAAGATGTTGGCTCGCAGCTGTCAGAATCTCTCCGTTCAAATTCTAAAATCGAGAATATCCACTGCGAACTTGTACCACTTACTAGTACCACTGATTTGCCCCTTGACCGCCAGGGCGAAACCGACATGATATCAACGATCATAGACAGCTTTATCGGGCCGTGTGGTGCCATGATTGGTAACAGTAGGTGTGAACTTATGTCCTTGACCTTCACGATTCACATGACCGGGTACATCATGAGGAAATACAATATTGACAACGTTGCGTATAAtgaaaaatactttaaaattaaaaccGATGAACTCGCACAATTTTCTAGCGTGATGTCTGCCGCTGTAGACAGTGAGACTTGTAAATGGTCACATAGTCTGACGCGCATAGCTTATCATGTACTCTACCATTGTGGGAGTGACTCCGATATTGTGTATAACTGTAACATCGTAGCCGGAAAAGTCGCTGAGTAG